The following coding sequences are from one Arachis hypogaea cultivar Tifrunner chromosome 7, arahy.Tifrunner.gnm2.J5K5, whole genome shotgun sequence window:
- the LOC112703744 gene encoding peptide deformylase 1A, chloroplastic yields MGAVVQRLWLLRSHRAPISLLRSSDTTSLARCLSSKAGSGWFRGLERNKKSKLPSIMKAGEPVLHERAMEVNVKEIKSEKVQSIIDDMIKVMRKAPGVGLAAPQIGIPFRIIVLEDKEEYIGLDTKEEAEAQDRRPFDLLVILNPKLKNKTNRTALFFEGCLSVNGFLGVVERYLNVEVSGYDRHGEPIKINATGWQARILQHECDHLDGTLYVDKMLPKTFRTAENLDLPLACACPKLGSR; encoded by the exons ATGGGGGCGGTGGTGCAGCGGTTGTGGTTGCTCCGTTCGCACAGAGCTCCCATATCACTACTACGGAGCTCAGATACGACGTCGTTGGCGAGATGTTTGAGCTCCAAAGCAGGGTCAGGGTGGTTTCGCGGGCTCGAAAGGAACAAGAAGTCGAAACTGCCCTCCATTATGAAAGCTGGAGAACCGGTTCTGCACGAGCGTGCAATGGAAGTGAATGTGAAGGAGATAAAGTCAGAAAAAGTGCAGAGTATTATCGATGACATGATCAAGGTCATGAGGAAAGCCCCTGGTGTTGGCCTGGCTGCTCCTCAGATTGGAATCCCCTTTAGG ATAATTGTTTTGGAAGATAAAGAGGAATATATTGGTCTTGACACTAAGGAAGAGGCTGAAGCTCAAGATAGAAGACCTTTTGATCTCTTG GTTATCTTGAATCCTAAGCTAAAGAACAAGACCAACAGGACAGCCCTTTTCTTTGAAGGCTGCTTGAG TGTTAATGGATTTCTAGGTGTTGTGGAGCGTTACCTCAATGTTGAGGTATCGGGTTATGATCGTCATGGTGAGCCTATCAAAATAAATGCTACAGGTTGGCAGGCTCGGATTTTACAGCACGAGTGCGATCATCTGGATGGAACTCTCTATGTTGATAAGATGCTACCTAAAACTTTCAGAACTGCCGAAAACCTGGACTTGCCTCTTGCCTGTGCCTGCCCAAAACTTGGTTCCCGCTAA
- the LOC112701696 gene encoding uncharacterized protein, which yields MVLEISIEPSMITEVETYDLTSHHYPYTVYADDQRILCINTPSSQTLSKWLTNLLKSTPKNTPVIVGVTAEHQFTKYTKRGVKDHGYDFISLCIGSHCLLYPLLQQADSYKAKQNPRPLCDFFANPRVIAVGMEIEKVKAKLEKHHGIELKKALDLRAMTVEGMKEVGEKVDLWRYNLDKLAKTVLGKHFDVVRPEEKLDWYDKESSCCYYNVYTDEKTMFITIDIYLCCLIGFELHGMIHGHEVGKSQDSSKSKKKVNKKKNS from the coding sequence ATGGTTCTCGAGATCAGCATTGAACCCAGCATGATCACCGAAGTCGAAACTTACGACCTCACTTCCCACCATTATCCTTACACCGTTTATGCCGACGACCAACGCATTCTCTGCATCAACACCCCCTCTTCCCAAACGCTCTCCAAGTGGCTCACCAACCTCCTCAAGTCCACTCCCAAAAACACCCCGGTCATCGTGGGCGTAACCGCCGAACACCAATTTACCAAGTACACCAAGCGCGGCGTCAAGGACCACGGCTACGACTTCATCTCCCTCTGCATTGGCTCTCACTGCCTCCTCTACCCTCTTCTCCAACAAGCCGACTCTTACAAAGCGAAGCAAAACCCTAGGCCCCTCTGCGACTTCTTCGCCAACCCTAGGGTTATCGCGGTGGGAATGGAGATCGAAAAGGTGAAGGCAAAGCTGGAGAAGCACCACGGGATCGAGCTGAAGAAGGCGTTGGACCTTAGGGCGATGACAGTGGAAGGGATGAAGGAGGTAGGGGAGAAGGTGGATTTGTGGCGGTACAATCTTGACAAGTTGGCGAAGACAGTGCTGGGGAAGCACTTTGACGTGGTGAGGCCGGAAGAAAAGCTGGACTGGTACGATAAAGAAAGCTCGTGCTGTTATTACAATGTGTATACGGATGAGAAGACAATGTTCATCACCATTGATATTTATCTTTGCTGCCTCATTGGTTTCGAGCTGCATGGTATGATTCATGGACATGAAGTGGGTAAGAGCCAAGATTCTAGTAAGTCCAAGAAGAAGGTTaacaagaagaagaactcatAA
- the LOC112703746 gene encoding uncharacterized protein: MSKAILARIKPRNRPKATTFTPTRFSPCIHNLVIDAVRILATHAQWQDSLESRFAESEVLVSDVAHFVLDRIHDPELGLKFFDWANSRPFSCSLDGFAYSSLLKLLARFRGFSEIELVLDSMKVGNLKPTHEALNSLIRAYGDSGMVDAALRLFYTVREMHGCFPSVVASNSLLNCLVKRGNVEVARKLYDEMLVTDGGTGKVVDNYSTGIVVKGLCDFGKVEEGRRLIVDRWGKGCVPHVVFYNMIIDGYCKKGDLQGATRVFKELKLKGFLPTLETYGAMINSLCKEGDFVTIDQLMKEMVERGLSVNIQVYNNIIDAQYKHGLVAKVAETMRRMAEMGCKPDITTYNIMLNFSCRVGRIKEADELLERAIERGLMPNKFSYTPLMHAYCRKGDYVKASNMLFKIAETGEKPDVVSYGALIHGAVAAGEIDVALMVRVKMMERGIIADAQIYNVLMSGLCKKGNFPAAKLLLSEMLDQNVQPDAYVYATLVDGLIRNGELDEARKLFEVIITKGIDPGIVGYNAMIKGFCKFGKMVDALSCLNRMKNARHAPDEYTYSTFIDGYVKQHDLQSALKMFGQMVKQMLKPNVVTYTSLINGFCNIADLGRAEKVFAAMQSFNLQPNVVTYTILIGGFCKTAKLEKAATFFELMLTNSYLPNDTTFHYLINGLTNNTNALVLVEKNESDKDCRTLLLDFFAVMISDGWSPVIAAYDSIIICLCKHGMFDTAQLLQTKMQSKGFPMDPVCFSALLHGLCQKGKSKEWRNTITCDISKIDLQTAVMYSLILDKYLGQGMHSEALVILQTLIDDSRASEHPAEHDLKVIVR; this comes from the coding sequence ATGTCAAAGGCCATCCTCGCTCGAATCAAACCCCGTAACCGCCCCAAAGCCACCACCTTTACGCCGACCCGCTTCAGTCCCTGCATCCACAACCTCGTTATTGACGCCGTTCGAATACTGGCAACCCACGCCCAATGGCAGGACTCCCTCGAGTCTCGCTTTGCAGAATCCGAGGTTCTAGTTTCGGACGTTGCCCATTTCGTTCTAGACCGAATACACGACCCCGAACTGGGTTTGAAGTTCTTCGACTGGGCTAACTCGAGACCCTTTTCTTGTTCCCTCGATGGCTTTGCTTATTCCTCTCTTcttaagctcttggcaagattcAGAGGGTTCTCCGAGATCGAGCTGGTTCTGGACAGCATGAAAGTTGGGAACTTGAAGCCTACCCATGAAGCTTTGAACTCTCTGATTCGAGCCTATGGAGATTCTGGGATGGTTGATGCTGCCCTACGGTTATTCTATACAGTGCGGGAAATGCATGGTTGTTTTCCCAGTGTTGTCGCTTCTAATTCTTTGCTGAATTGTTTGGTCAAAAGGGGGAACGTTGAGGTTGCAAGGAAGCTGTATGATGAAATGCTTGTGACAGATGGTGGCACTGGTAAGGTTGTGGATAACTATAGCACCGGGATAGTGGTTAAGGGTCTATGCGACTTTGGGAAGGTTGAGGAAGGTAGAAGGTTGATTGTAGATAGATGGGGGAAGGGTTGTGTGCCCCATGTTGTGTTCTACAATATGATTATTGATGGGTATTGCAAGAAGGGTGATCTCCAAGGTGCAACTAGAGTTTTCAAGGAACTGAAATTGAAGGGATTTTTGCCAACGTTAGAAACTTATGGTGCTATGATTAACAGTTTATGCAAGGAAGGGGATTTCGTGACAATTGATCAACTTATGAAAgaaatggttgagaggggattgaGTGTGAATATTCAAgtgtataataatattattgatgctCAATACAAGCACGGTCTGGTGGCAAAAGTAGCTGAGACAATGAGAAGGATGGCTGAGATGGGCTGTAAGCCAGATATTACAACTTACAATATTATGCTTAACTTTTCGTGTAGGGTTGGAAGGATCAAAGAAGCTGATGAACTTTTAGAGAGGGCAATAGAAAGGGGATTAATGCCTAACAAGTTTAGTTATACGCCTCTTATGCATGCTTATTGCAGAAAAGGGGATTATGTTAAGGCATCAAATATGCTTTTTAAGATTGCCGAAACAGGAGAAAAACCAGATGTGGTTTCGTATGGAGCTTTGATCCATGGAGCCGTTGCTGCTGGGGAAATTGATGTTGCGCTTATGGTACGGGTTAAGATGATGGAAAGGGGAATAATTGCTGATGCCCAAATTTACAATGTCCTGATGAGTGGCCTCTGCAAGAAAGGGAATTTTCCTGCTGCCAAATTGCTACTTTCAGAAATGCTTGACCAAAATGTTCAACCAGATGCATATGTTTATGCCACCTTGGTAGATGGATTAATTAGGAATGGTGAACTTGATGAGGCAAGAAAGCTTTTTGAAGTCATAATTACAAAGGGTATAGACCCCGGTATTGTTGGGTACAATGCCATGATTAAAGGTTTTTGTAAATTCGGAAAGATGGTAGATGCTCTGTCATGCTTGAATAGGATGAAAAATGCACGTCATGCTCCAGATGAATACACTTATTCCACATTTATAGATGGGTATGTGAAGCAGCATGACTTGCAAAGTGCACTCAAGATGTTTGGGCAGATGGTGAAACAGATGCTCAAGCCAAATGTGGTCACCTACACGTCCTTGATCAACGGATTCTGCAATATAGCAGATTTGGGTAGAGCTGAAAAAGTTTTCGCAGCAATGCAATCTTTCAATTTGCAGCCTAATGTTGTCACATACACTATACTTATAGGGGGATTCTGCAAGACCGCTAAACTTGAAAAGGCAGCAACATTTTTTGAACTTATGCTGACAAATAGTTATCTCCCAAATGACACTACGTTCCATTATCTGATAAATGGTTTGACAAATAATACAAACGCACTGGTTCTTGTTGAGAAAAATGAGTCTGACAAAGATTGCAGAACCTTGCTATTGGATTTCTTTGCAGTGATGATATCGGATGGATGGAGCCCTGTGATTGCTGCTTATGATTccattattatttgtctttgtaaGCATGGAATGTTTGACACTGCTCAGTTGTTGCAAACAAAGATGCAGAGTAAGGGGTTTCCTATGGATCCTGTATGTTTCAGCGCTCTGCTACATGGGTTATGCCAGAAAGGTAAATCAAAAGAGTGGAGAAATACTATAACTTGCGACATAAGTAAGATTGACCTACAAACTGCTGTTATGTATTCCCTGATATTAGACAAATACTTGGGTCAAGGTATGCATTCAGAGGCTTTGGTTATTTTGCAGACCTTGATTGATGACTCCAGGGCTTCTGAGCATCCTGCAGAACATGATCTAAAGGTTATAGTAAGATAG
- the LOC112703748 gene encoding uncharacterized protein At2g34160, with the protein MEGITEGVNNINISDSYKKNRIQVSNTKKPLFFYVNLAKRYMQQHNEVELSALGMAIATVVTVAEILKNNGLAVEKKIMTSTVDIKDDSRGRPVQKAKIEIVLGKTANFDELMAAAAAEDGENGDIDEQGA; encoded by the exons ATGGAAGGGATAACGGAGGGAGTTAACAACATCAACATCTCTGATTCGTACAAGAAGAATCGCATTCAGGTTTCGAACACAAAAAAGCCTCTCTTCTTCTACGTGAATCTCGCCAAG AGGTACATGCAACAGCATAATGAGGTCGAGCTCTCAGCACTCGGGATGG CTATTGCCACGGTGGTTACTGTTGCTGAGATATTGAAAAATAACGGGCTTGCTGTTGAAAAGA AAATCATGACATCAACCGTAGACATAAAGGATGATTCTAGAGGTAGACCTGTCCAAAAGGCCAAG ATTGAAATAGTACTTGGAAAGACAGCAAATTTCGATGAGTTGATGGCTGCCGCAGCTGCTGAAGATGGTGAAAATGGAGATATTGATGAGCAGGGTGCATGA
- the LOC112703747 gene encoding glyoxylase I 4 — protein sequence MKESVENPLQLKSVNHISLICSSLEKSMNFYQNVLGFFPIRRPGSFEFDGAWLFGYGIGIHLLQAENPEKVVKKSEINPKDNHISFQCESMGAVEKKLKEMEIDYVRAKVEEGGIQVDQLFFHDPDAFMIEICNCDSLPVIPLTAVAAVTSSSCSLVNLTNTIIPNTHQLAQ from the exons atgaaggAAAGTGTAGAAAACCCTCTGCAATTAAAATCAGTGAACCACATATCCTTGATATGCAGTTCGTTGGAAAAATCTATGAATTTCTACCAGAACGTTCTTGGATTTTTCCCAATCAGGAGGCCAGGATCATTCGAATTTGATGGCGCAtg GCTATTTGGATATGGGATTGGAATTCACTTGTTGCAAGCAGAGAATCCAGAGAAGGTTGTGAAGAAGAGTGAAATTAATCCGAAAGACAATCATATATCATTTCAGTGCGAGAGCATGGGGGCAGTAGAGAAGAAGCTGAAGGAGATGGAGATAGATTACGTGAGGGCAAAGGTTGAAGAAGGTGGCATCCAAGTGGATCAGCTGTTTTTCCATGACCCTGATGCTTTCATGATCGAGATCTGCAACTGTGATAGCCTCCCGGTCATCCCTTTGACCGCCGTTGCCGCCGTCACTTCTTCATCCTGCTCCCTTGTCAACCTTACTAATACCATCATTCCCAACACACACCAACTTGCTCAGTGA